One stretch of Juglans microcarpa x Juglans regia isolate MS1-56 chromosome 3D, Jm3101_v1.0, whole genome shotgun sequence DNA includes these proteins:
- the LOC121254579 gene encoding transcription factor bHLH84-like, whose protein sequence is METMGAISEGEWGSLSGMYTAEEADFMAQLLNNNALLPNELIGDSSLGVPSTFWPGHESSMNVEGLGTESPYCTLYMANSTLCSFSNGSSYNGTGSLRQQSYYLSDSHPVLASNDRSMSMDFGMMGVKNTGSFLIEGDDCLNQEKSDGNAEEYAGNYKPAAVLPQNGSLHRKEPQEMPLPESIPEGKYNNAPDITSKKRSMITGDSEKKKRNSQSKKNKIKTSDNGDQDNNTHDLIGQSSSSCSSEDDCNACVSQELNGGLSSHLSKKDPASSILNGKTTASRGSATDPQSLFARKRRERINERLRILQNLVPNGTKVDISTMLEEAVQYVKFLQLQIKLLSSDDLWMYAPIAYNGMDIGLDLKISPPGK, encoded by the exons atggAGACTATGGGAGCTATCTCTGAGGGAGAATGGGGATCTCTTAGTGGCATGTATACTGCTGAGGAGGCTGACTTCATGGCTCAGCTTCTTAATAATAATGCTTTGTTACCCAATGAGCTAATTGGGGATTCAAGCTTGGGAGTCCCTTCTACTTTTTGGCCTGGCCATGAATCAAGTATGAATGTTGAAGGGCTCGGTACTGAAAGTCCTTACTGTACTTTGTATATGGCTAATTCTACTTTGTGCAGTTTTTCAAATGGGAGTAGTTACAACGGTACTGGTAGTTTAAGGCAACAAAGCTACTACTTGAGTGATTCTCATCCAGTTCTGGCATCCAATGACCGCTCCATGTCCATGGATTTTGGCATGATGGGAGTGAAAAACACCGGCTCCTTTCTCATTGAAGGGGATGACTGCTTGAACCAAGAAAAGAGTGATGGCAATGCAGAAGAATATGCAGGCAATTATAAGCCTGCAGCTGTTCTTCCTCAGAATGGTTCACTGCACAGAAAGGAACCTCAAGAAATGCCACTACCAGAATCAATCCCGGAAGGCAAGTATAACAACGCACCCGATATTACTTCCAAGAAACGATCTATGATAACTGGAGAT TctgagaagaaaaagaggaattcACAATCAAAGAAGAATAAGATCAAGACAAGCGACAATGGAGATCAAGATAATAATACTCATGATCTTATCGGGCAGAGCTCGAGCAGCTGCTCCTCAGAGGATGACTGCAATGCATGTGTTTCTCAAGAGCTGAATGGAGGCTTGAGTTCACATTTGAGCAAGAAAGATCCCGCTTCTTCAATATTGAATGGAAAAACAACAGCGAGTAGGGGATCAGCCACTGATCCCCAGAGCCTATTTGCAAGG aaaagaagagagagaataaatGAGAGGCTGAGAATCCTACAGAACCTTGTCCCTAATGGAACAAAG GTTGATATTAGCACAATGCTCGAGGAAGCCGTCCAATATGTGAAATTCTTACAGCTCCAGATTAAG CTTTTGAGCTCTGATGATCTATGGATGTACGCCCCCATCGCTTACAATGGAATGGACATCGGACTTGATTTGAAGATCAGCCCACCCGGAAAATAG
- the LOC121254580 gene encoding transcription factor RSL2-like produces MAHNEGLSFEVPSTFWPCHDSAVNMAALGEVSGYSSDMSSSNFYTASHFSGSSYYMNESHLIQNSNGSFMSMDFCLAGMKNSSSFLIERNDCLDKETSDGNAEESAGYVTEAVSPDMDSHPIRGSKMSAPDSIEEDKCNNSSGKSKKRSRSSNAVLKNIRNLQPKKNRQLSWPSNEEEDGNNGLVGQSLSSCSSEDDPKASLELNGGVTSKLDSNSIGLAALNLKGKTRARRGSATDPQSLYARKRRERINERLRILQNLVPNGTKVDLSTMLEEAVHYVKFLQHQIKLLSSDDLWMYTPIAYNGINIGLV; encoded by the exons ATGGCCCATAATGAGGGCTTAAGCTTTGAAGTCCCGTCTACTTTTTGGCCTTGCCATGATTCAGCTGTGAACATGGCAGCACTAGGTGAAGTTTCGGGCTATTCTTCTGATATGTCTAGTTCTAATTTTTACACTGCCTCACATTTCAGTGGCAGTAGCTACTACATGAATGAGTCTCATCTAATTCAAAATTCCAATGGTAGCTTCATGTCCATGGATTTTTGTTTGGCTGGCATGAAAAACAGCAGCTCTTTTCTCATTGAACGAAATGATTGCTTGGACAAAGAAACGAGTGACGGGAATGCAGAAGAGTCTGCTGGATATGTGACCGAAGCTGTTTCTCCTGACATGGATTCACACCCCATAAGGGGATCCAAGATGTCAGCTCCTGATTCAATCGAGGAAGACAAATGTAACAACTCATCTGGGAAATCCAAGAAAAGATCTCGGAGTTCGAAT GCCGTCCTAAAGAACATAAGAAATCTACAACCAAAGAAGAATCGTCAGCTTTCTTGGCCCAGCAACGAGGAAGAAGATGGGAATAATGGTCTTGTTGGGCAAAGCTTGAGCAGCTGCTCCTCAGAGGATGACCCCAAAGCTTCTCTAGAACTGAATGGAGGAGTGACCTCAAAATTGGACTCAAACTCAATAGGGCTTGCAGCTTTAAACTTGAAAGGCAAAACAAGAGCCAGGAGGGGGTCAGCCACTGATCCCCAGAGCCTTTATGCAAGG aaaaggagagagaggatAAATGAGAGGCTGAGGATCCTACAGAACCTTGTTCCTAATGGAACAAAG GTTGATCTTAGCACAATGCTTGAGGAAGCTGTCcattatgtaaaatttttacAGCACCAGATTAAG CTCTTAAGCTCCGATGATCTGTGGATGTATACTCCCATTGCTTACAACGGAATCAACATTGGACTTGTCTGA